aagttgacttgttagagctgtgacaaaattggctatctcgaacaggagttgcaaagttatttttggtaataataacgctaaaggaattagcacagctatgtgttaaacgtttactcaatttccgagagtttttcaggtgcataactatatgcatcaatcttttcttccgtagatgaggtgcggttggttcatcctctcgattgaggtgttttcaagaatcatgaaaggtttgaacgcagattgtaattgtcaagatacaaatgaggtttaagatgaaatcaagtggcaaacttgaagaattgtttagtttcatatgttataatcaatattttaattcattttaattgtccaatattatcagtccacagtcgatagtccacagttgacagttcaataatttatatatagtttaatatataatattcgaattaattagtacgtatcgcgacccatgtacatgtctcagactcgatttcaactcaaagtatatatattattatagaatcaacctcaaccctgtatagttaactcgatcattactacatatagagtgtctatggttattccaaataatatatatagatgcgtcgatatgaaatgtcaaaaccttgtatacgtgtcccgatatttaaagtacgtaaaataaataacaaaaattaaatgacgataaataaagtgcgtaaagtaaataatagaaattaaatgacgataaatgaataATTCCCTCAACCATACACGGAATGATAAAATTTGCAACATACAAAGGTGTTGCAAATATGAGTTCTGCAATGATACAACCAATTTATGCAAATATTAATTTACAAGGAGTGGTGCATGCAAATGCAAGTGCGGAAGATAGTTTGGTTATCATAAACCGTGATTATCCAGAACAAACAATTAAGATTGGCGATAATCCGGATACAGATATTAAAAGGCAATTGGTGCAGCTGCTTACTGCAAATATTGATGTTTTTGACTGGTGTGAGCAAGATATGACTGGTGTTCCACGAGAAATAGTGGAGCATAGACTTAATGCAAACCCTGCACTAAAACCAATAGTGCAAACGCGCAGAGGTATGGCTCCATATCGCATGAAGTGGTTGTGCGCAGAAGTCAACAAACTTGTTAATGCAGGGATTCTGTgcgaagttatgtatcaaacatggGTTGCGAACCCAGTGCTGGTTAAAAAGCCCGATGGATCGTGGTGAATGTGTATTGAttttaaagatatcaacaaagcttGTCCTAAGGACAATTATTCGTTGCCAGAAATAGATTGGAAGGTGAAATCAATAAATGCATATCCTTTTAAGTGCTTTTTGGATGCTTATAaaggatatcatcaaattccaatgGCAGAGGAAGACGAAGATAAAGCTGCATTTCATACGAGAAAGGGCATATTTTGTTATATTAAGATGCCGTTTGGACTAAAGAATGCTGGCGCTACATACCAACACTTGATAGATAGCGCATTCAAAAGTCAAATTGGGcgaaatcttgaagcgtatgtaGATGATCTCGTaatcaaaagcaagttgcaagagcAAATGTTGCAGGATATTGCGGAAACATTTCAAAATCTGCGCAAAATAAATATGAAGCTAAATCCGTCCAAATGTAGTTTTGGAGAAAAAGAAGGCAAATTTTTGAGATATTATGTTACTGAGCAAGGCATTAAAGCCAATCCTAAAAAGATTGCTACAATTGAAAGCATGACTGTGCCAAGGACAATTaaggaagtgcaaagtttgacaAGCAAATTGGTGGCTTTGACCAGATTTTTGTCAAAAGCTGTGGAAAGGCAACTGCCATTCTTTAAAACGCTTAAAGGATGTTTAAATCAGAAGAACTTTGTATGGTCTACGAAAGTGGATAGCGCGTTTCAGGAAATGAAGCAATTATTGGCAACATTACCAAAGCTAACTGCGCCAATAAAGGGTGAAATTTCGTACTTATATGTTTCAATTGCAAATGAGTATTTTGGCTCAGTGTTGGTTGCAGAACGTGATAAGGCACAAAAGCCTATCTATTTTGTAAGTAAGGCACTTACAGGAGGCAAAATTAACTATGCGCCAATGGAAAAGTTTGTTTATGCATTACTGTTAACATCAAGAaggttctgaagatattttcagggGCATCCTATTCACGTATTAACTGATCTGCCTGTTAAGCATGTTCCGAACAAGCCTGAAGTGTCTGGAAGGCTTGCTAAATGGGCAATCGAATTAGGATCTTATGAAATAACATATCTTCCGTGAACTTCTGTGAAGAGACAAGTTTTGGCAAATTATTTGGCAAAAATGATAGGTGAATTGGAGGTAATTCATGAGCGAACAGAATTGAAACCAGTTCAGGGTGAAACATGGGATTTGTTTATAGATGGCGCGTCATGCGCAGAAGGTGCACGCGCGGGCTTGATTCTGACGAACCCAAGtggtgaagagcatacatatgcactGAGTTTCAAATTAGATGTTACAAATAATGAAGTTGAATATGAGGCACTACTGGATGGATTGAACATTGCGCTTAAACTAAACATCACTAAGTTACGTGCATATGTTGATTCGAAGTTAGTCTCCAATCAGTTCAATGGATCTTTTGATGCGCATGAGCTCTCTATACAAAAGTATTTAAAGTTGCTAAAAGAAACTGCAGAAAAATTTGAGCATTTTGAGCTTGCACAAGTTTCAAGGAGCCAAAAAAAAGCAGACGCATTAAGCAAACTTGCGACCTTAACTTTTTcacattttcaaaaacaagtttgtGTAGAAGAGTCACCCAGCAAAGCAATTGATGGCAGTTTAGTTGTTGCGGCAGTCGAAGAGCTACAGCCAAATTGGATGAATCCAATCATCGCAAATCTGCGCAACAACATGCTGTCAAAAGATAAAGATGAAGCACGATTAGTACGCATAAGGTCACCAATGTACACCATTGAAAATGATATATTGTATCGCAAATCTTACAATGGCCCATTAATGCGATGTGTTGGCCCCGCAGAGGCTGAGATGATTATTGAAGAAGTTCATAGTGGCTCTTGTGCATTGCATTCTGGATATAAAACTATTGCGTCTAAGATCATGCGGTTGGGTTACTTCTGGTGAACCCTATATGGCGATGTGGCGAAAATTGTGAAAAGATGCAAAAGTTGTCAAAGGCACGCACCGCATAACAGGAAAACAAGGCATGACATGATACCAGTAAACTCGCCTTGGCCATTCTATAAGTGGGCGATCGATATTGTAGGACGTTTTCATGCGGGAGCAGGAAATGTGAAGTTCTTGATCGTAGTAattgattattttactaaatgggtAGAGGCAAAAGCATTGCGCACAATCACAGAAGTGCAAGTGCGAAATTTCATTTGGGAGCACATCATTTGCCGATTTGGGATTCCTCGCTCAATTGTAAGTGATAATGGGGCGCAGATAGTAAAAGATCCCTTGAAAAGTTGGTGCGGGGAACTAAACATTGTGCAAAAATTTACTTCTGTGGCACATCCGCAGGCCAATGAGTTATGCGAAGTAACAAATCAAGATATAGTTAACGGCATTAAAAAGCGCTTAAATGAAAAGCAAACAGGATGGGTTGATGAACTATCCAATGTGTTGTGGGCACATCTTACAACATTTAAGAAAAGTACTGGCAAAACACCCTTTAGTCTAGTGTATGGCTCGGAGGCAATGATTCCTGCAGAAATTTTTGTGCCAACACATATGGTTGCGAATTTTGATGAAGCAGCAAACAATGATCTTTTGTGCGAAAATTTGAATTTCGTGGAGGAATGCAGATTAATGGCTGCAATaagagaagcgaataataaacaACAAATTGCAAAGTATTACAAAAAAAAAGGTGCGTGTTTTAGCCTTCGATGTTGGCGAGGGGGTTCTGCGTAATAATGAGACAAGCCGGGCAGAAAATGTTGGTAAATTGGGTCCCAATTGGGAAGGTCCCTACCAAATAATAGCAATCAATACGGTTGGCTCTTACAAAGTTGCAGACATCGATGGAAGACTCATCCCTAATGCATGGCACTCTACGCTGTTGAAAAGATATTACGCATAAGTTGTTGGTTGCGCAATGATTTAAGCGCAGTAAAATTCAGAAGTATTATTGAAATTCTGTAATCAGGAACTTGTGTGCAATTGTTTGCAGATTAAATAATAAATGCTTGCCTTtattcatgataaatgataatttgttTGCGGTTTAGTACTGTTTACAAAAATGGTTAAAGTCCATGTAAATACTTAAGCGCATAATATTTGAAATACTGAAGGAAAAGCCCACTAAAATGGAACGTATTTTCAAGTGTTAGTGAAATGATAGGAACTTGTATATATTAAATGCCTAAGTTGTGAGTTTGCCCAACTTAGCTGCTTCGCGATAACACATTTAGCGTATTAAAAACGCAATATTTTACCCAATGATCGTTTCAGCGGACTTGGATGATTCGTAAGGTATATTGATTATAcaattaaaagattgtttcgcagaagtatatatttattatttgCACAATAATAAATgttgaaattgcaaaggacaagtctaccGATTACGAATATAAATTGAAACAAAGCGTTACAAAAATAAGAAATTGCAATTGATTACGATAAAAGGaactttattaataacaataaaacgCAGAGACAGCTGCGTTAACCTGTTACAAAATATACAGTGCGACAAACTATTGCGCCTGTTCGCTATCCTTTTTGCCaaaatcaagtttcattatatcttCAGCAGTTGCATTTCTATTCTTGCTGATTGCAATAACCTTCGGGATAGGAATCTCAGCAATGTTTGCCTTGGCAAGTTCATATATTTCATCAGCTTCTTTGCGGCTGCAGAGCATATTTGCTATATCTTTAGGAAATGGCTCTGGAAGCTCGCAAACTTCACCAAGGCGGGAACAAAATTTTACACGTTCACGTTGCTGAAGTGTTGCAACGTAAACATCAAACCTCTCAGAAACAGGATGAGAGTCCATCACTTTTTGCGCAAAAATAGGCAGATGTTGGCGTAGCCTTAAAAATTCTAATTGAGCAGCAACtttggaaaatttttcttcatcgcgCTCTGAAGTGCGCTCTTCAATTGTCTTATTGGTGGCTTTAAGTGCCGCCTTTAGTTTGTTTTCTTCAGTTGCCTTTTCAGACAACTGTTTTTTAAGATCCTCCATAGCCTCGTTTGCAACTTTGAGGTCTGTGGTAAGGGTGGAGCATTGTTGTTGTGCAAGAGTGGTTTTCTTGCGTTCTTCTTCAAGCTTGAGCTTCTCGCTGTTCAAGAAGCTATAGAATTGCTCTTGACGAGCTATCATGTCGGCGGCTGAATTAAAAGCCATATAAAAATTTTGCATAAAAGAATTATGTGCGTTAACAGAAGTAATTTTTTCAAATTCCTGACGCAGATCGTCAGGAATTGCAAGTTTCATCTTTTCATATTGCTCCTCCACGGCAGCGGGAGAAGCACAAAAATAGCCCGGCAACCCATCAATTCGTACTGAACCGATAGGGTTGGGAGGAGCGCGGAAAGCTTCCTCATAATGAGCAAGGGAAAGAAAACCAAATGCAGGAGGTGTGCTGGATTGCTCAGCTGCAAAAAATAATGCATGATTAATAATACAGCAACAATATGACAAGCAAATTGAGTAATCATTATGAGAATGAAAAAAGACAAATAATCTTATGAGTTATTATCTCTGATGCATAAATGGAGACAATGGGAGTTTAAGTAAAACCCTTGGTGTTTGACCGCGTTTGTCTTTGCTCAGAAGATGACGGAGCAACGTGTTTACGTTTCTTCCCTGCATCTGCAGTGGAAGGCATCTATGTGCTCTTTTTGGTAGACGAAGAGGGGACTTTAGCTTCAGGGCTTCTAAACCTTAAAGCAATGAAGGTTTTTGGGTTATCCTTTTGGCTGAGctcttgaatcttcatgttttaaATTCTTGAATGAGTTGCAAAGAAAAATAAGAGAATTGGTGATTGAAGTGTTGGGATTATGAGAATAAGAGAGTTGGCAATGTGAATTTTGTTGTGATGTTTGGTTGATATTTATAGGTGAAATCTAGCTGCAACGGTTCACTTTAACGGGTATAAAACGCATAAAAAGTCTTGGGAAGCTATATAGTCGTTGTTGTGCTGAAAAGTTTAACAGTAACATTACTACTGCGAAAAAACTCATCGTGGCATAAAAGATTGCGGATTGTTTTAAGAATACATTTTAAACTGCATTTTTAgagtttattatgttatattttgtgcgaaaatataacataataaactggggggacttgatcatatatataggcatatatatgtatatttcaacTGCAAAAGGAAATTTAAATGCAAGCACAAACAGCACCGCAGACATGAGTTAGTATTTCTGCGCTGCGCCTAAAACATTACGGAGGTCACAAAAAGAAAGTGTGCGAAGATGTCCCACACAAACATTGCGGATATATCGGTGCTGCGCAGTCATTGGTTCTGTGGATattccaaacctataaataggaagcttggcctctcattttaggttgttgattctatgCGATTGCTAAGGTTTTTATGGTTCGCTTGTGAATACGCCCAAGTCTTAATCAGAATCAAGCCAATGTAATGCAATCAAGACCGGGACAAGGTGATTGATCACTGTAATCTAAGTGAAAcacgatcataaggtcccaaaaacattatcaacaccatcatccacccctcattgcactcaattcctaaattacATCAGAacatctaatttaggattgatcacttggtgactacactagcatagtctgggaccgacaatgtactaagggtctagttagatgtttcactacgaaagagtcctcagtcagaatctaaagcttgatagacttactacaacaggGGTGCCTCAGTCGAACTTACGTTGtttccgatagacttctcttaccaaggggtgacacagatagtgtactctggatcggggttcgcgacttcccaataacagagccgataactacgttccattagttggaaaagcgattgagtttaaagcataatcggaaagcatcttgacaacatacacgaaccataatattattttggcattataattgattacatcatagcatacactaaagataactactcgctgatcatggcaacaacatcatagaacataatgatagaagacattatataaagataaagggtaGATATACCAGTAGATTAaaatgagttctgaatacaaaagtgacaacttcaaactccagaccacttctaatacaatcttcggcattcttctctggtactagatttcccgcacggagtcgaagaccttaaaagtatgactaatatgctacaagagagagagaaagaattgaattgaagtgtgtgttggaatgaatgacaaagatccTTTAAATAGGCTTGAAATTTGTTTGCAAACGGCTAGCATGCCGTTtaacaagccgtttggcaggccgtttgcaggggccttttgccaggccagcccgtttaCCATGCCCGTTTGATTTGGACGTATGGCtggccatttgccatactggcaagccatttggcaggccatttggcttgctgattcgctggatcgtaacttgatttattATCTTTCACCGTTtgcactctagaatcttcgttttagctccgattctcttgattctttttgcaccatcttcataattacttgatcttcaattctaaCCTATGAAGCGGGTATTTTACTGATAAAGTTTGGAAATTTCTTGTTTTTGGGGCTTAATACcgtggtgaaaacgtgactttttagctgatatcaatgAAAGATATGCTTGTTCCGTTGGCAAGTTTTGCTAATGAGCCGCTGTGGTCAGAAGGAAGCATAAATTTGGAAGTAGTATTGGGAAAGGCACCATACAAAAGAACATCTCACATATTATTTCATGTAGTTAAATAAAATTTGCAATACAATGTTATTTTGGGACAGTCTACAATGATGACTTTTGGAGGTGTAACATCAAAGGTACAAGGCATGATGAAATTCCCTACACCGGTTAGAATAGCAACATTAAACGTATAACAGAGAAGATCTATTGAGTGTACTCAAATAAGTCGAACAAATGTTAAACCAATAACACATAGTGATGGATCTATATCCCGAAATCCATTAATCATGATTGGACGTACTTTAACCAAAGAAATCAAGGAAAAAATTCATAATATTTTAGCATCAAATTTGGATTTATTAGCATGGCAAGTTTCTGATATGATTGGGGTACCAAGAAATATAGCTGAGCATAAGCAAAATGTAAACTCAAATATTCCACCAGTTTGTCAAAAGCGAAGAGGCATGACCCTAGAACAAAGCAAATTTCTCAGAGATTAAGTCATAAATTAGTGGATGTAAAAATCTTCGAAGAAGTTAAATACCAAACATGGGTGACAAAACCAGTAATGGTAAAGAAACTAGACAATATTTGAAGAATGTGCTTAGACTTCATAGATATAAATAAA
This window of the Rutidosis leptorrhynchoides isolate AG116_Rl617_1_P2 chromosome 7, CSIRO_AGI_Rlap_v1, whole genome shotgun sequence genome carries:
- the LOC139859825 gene encoding uncharacterized protein encodes the protein MIGELEVIHERTELKPVQGETWDLFIDGASCAEGARAGLILTNPSGEEHTYALSFKLDVTNNEVEYEALLDGLNIALKLNITKLRAYVDSKLVSNQFNGSFDAHELSIQKYLKLLKETAEKFEHFELAQVSRSQKKADALSKLATLTFSHFQKQVCVEESPSKAIDGSLVVAAVEELQPNWMNPIIANLRNNMLSKDKDEARLVRIRSPMYTIENDILYRKSYNGPLMRCVGPAEAEMIIEEVHSGSCALHSGYKTIASKIMRLGYFW